A single genomic interval of Natator depressus isolate rNatDep1 chromosome 14, rNatDep2.hap1, whole genome shotgun sequence harbors:
- the LOC141998178 gene encoding meteorin-like protein translates to MGYPRSRSSGLSWEPRSRTVEQVHLRCTEGSLEWLYPARALRVVLEPNLSSTRHTTVCIKPASDFQGASIYVERAGQLHLVVSEAEEARLRHVSCFSAHTPQRVALFLQASPQRDISRRMASFQYELLSNQSAAGPDFQKMALVEAMCRPCDNMELLMAICSSDFVVRGSIQNVSHDPENHMSQVEVSVQKVYRQKNRIFRQDEATGEWRGPIKTLLQCKVKKGAGDFLFTGNEHFGEAWLGCAPRFKDFNSIYQTARDRGTNPCEFQFS, encoded by the exons ATGGGTTACCCCAGATCACGCAGCAG TGGTTTAAGTTGGGAACCCCGTTCCCGCACCGTGGAGCAGGTCCACCTACGCTGCACCGAGGGCTCCCTGGAATGGCTGTATCCAGCCCGAGCCCTGCGTGTTGTCCTGGAGCCCAACCTGTCGAGCACCAGACACACCACGGTCTGCATCAAGCCAGCGAGTGACTTCCAGGGTGCCAGCATCTACGTGGAGCGCGCCGGGCAGCTGCACCTGGTGGTGAGCGAAGCCGAGGAGGCGCGGCTGCGCCACGTGTCCTGTTTCAGTGCCCACACGCCACAGCGGGTCGCCCTTTTCCTGCAGGCTAGCCCGCAGAGGGATATCAGCCGCAGGATGGCCAGCTTCCAGTACGAGCTGCTGAGCAACCAGAGTGCGGCAGGCCCTGACTTCCAGAAAATGGCCCTTGTGGAAG CGATGTGCCGTCCTTGTGACAACATGGAGCTTCTGATGGCCATATGCAGCAGTGATTTTG TCGTGAGAGGATCGATCCAAAATGTTTCCCATGACCCTGAAAATCACATGTCCCAGGTTGAAGTCAGCGTCCAGAAAGTCTACAGGcagaaaaacagaattttccGACAGGATGAAGCAACTGGTGAATGGAGGGGCCCCATAAAAACCCTGCTGCAGTGCAAGGTAAAGAAAGGTGCTGGAGATTTCCTGTTCACCGGCAATGAACATTTTGGAGAAGCTTGGCTGGGCTGTGCCCCTCGATTTAAGGACTTCAATTCTATTTACCAAACAGCCAGAGACAGGGGAACAAACCCATGTGAGTTTCAGTTTAGCTGA